In a single window of the Daphnia carinata strain CSIRO-1 chromosome 4, CSIRO_AGI_Dcar_HiC_V3, whole genome shotgun sequence genome:
- the LOC130694472 gene encoding bis(5'-nucleosyl)-tetraphosphatase [asymmetrical]-like, which yields MRNLRASGLIIYRIVSSEIEYLLLQTAYGHHHWTPPKGHVDPGESDMETALRETEEEAGLKGNHLEIMENLKKELHYEVNQKPKTVIYWPAKLVDPNLAVKLSEEHKDFKWVKLEEACQLVEYADLQSVLRDCEAYLKRN from the exons ATGAGGAATTTACGAGCCTCTGGTTTAATAATCTACAGAATTGTTTCTTCGGAAATAGAATATCTATTATTGCAGACTGCGTATGGTCACCACCATTGGACACCACCAAAAG GTCATGTTGACCCTGGAGAGAGTGACATGGAAACAGCCCTCAGAGAAACTGAAGAAGAAGCTGGCTTGAAAGGCAATCATCTAGAgatcatggaaaacttaaaaaaagaattacattaTGAAGTTAATCAAAAGCCTAAAACTGTAATATACTGGCCTGCCAAGCTTGTGGACCCTAATCTAGCAGTGAAGCTTTCAGAAGAACATAAGGATTTCAAATGGGTAAAATTGGAAGAAGCTTGTCAGTTGGTTGAATATGCAGACTTACAATCTGTTCTTAGAGATTGTGAAGCATATCTTAAGagaaattaa
- the LOC130694459 gene encoding regulator of chromosome condensation-like: protein MVKRKVAEVEEKPAEVAKTATKSTAKQAAKPKAVAKKGKATVSPQQSPVKKVAVPKAAKLTKVPAPEPAKSKATPAPKGKAKKATEADDEVPTKAKRTTKTVAKETTTVVKAVKTPKPKPSPAKPKKISAAKAPKVPKVATPEKKKPATAKAKKAASEMETSSDDSPAEVINEKKNKETKKTETAEARKRPKPAKEVVAAKKPKLEIVVPFRQKRGTGMVLCMGQGDVGQLGLGPDVLEKNRPALVDQVKDVIDVVAGGMHTVCLTSKGEIYTFGCNDEGALGRDTSEEGSEFEPGLVNLPGKATLISAGDSHTAALLEDGRCFIWGTFRDSHGPMGLNETGSQKLPVPILEGIPMTQIASGADHLVCLSSDGQVYTCGCAEQGQLGRVAEVFSNRGGRKGKNYLLTPQPVALGKGKKRVVIDSVWTGSYATFARAKDTGLIYVFGLNNYNQLGLPSQDARFQPEVSDGFKGHRWQSISCGQHHTLALDENGLVYSLGRKEYGRLGMGADAKDLAVPTPIPALQSQKCVDVTAGESVSLAVTESGMAFSWGMGTNGQLGLGHEDDVLEPTTIKGKQLENRLVFLASAGGQHTVLLAAEKSSTTVAPPAATQARTAAVANSSAD, encoded by the exons ATGGTCAAACGGAAG GTTGCTGAAGTTGAGGAAAAGCCTGCAGAAGTAGcaaaaacagcaacaaaatcaACAGCAAAACAAGCTGCAAAGCCAAAAGCAGTTGCGAAGAAAGGCAAAGCTACTGTTAGCCCACAGCAAAGCCCTGTGAAAAAAGTTGCTGTTCCAAAAGCAGCTAAGCTCACAAAAGTACCTGCACCAGAACCTGCGAAATCCAAAGCAACCCCTGCACCAAAAGGCAAAGCAAAGAAAGCAACAGAAGCAGATGATGAGGTCCCTACGAAAGCAAAACGAACTACTAAAACTGTTGCTAAAGAAACAACCACAGTTGTAAAAGCAGTAAAGACACCAAAGCCTAAACCTTCACCAGCCAAGCCTAAAAAGATTTCAGCTGCCAAAGCTCCTAAGGTTCCTAA AGTGGCTacaccagaaaagaaaaagccagcCACAGCTAAGGCAAAGAAGGCTGCATCTGAAATGGAAACATCTTCTGATGATAGTCCTGCAGAAgtaatcaacgaaaaaaagaataaagaaacgaaaaaaacagaaaccgCCGAAGCTCGAAAGCGACCGAAGCCAGCTAAAGAAGTTGTCGCGGCTAAGAAACCTAAAC TTGAAATAGTTGTTCCGTTTCGTCAAAAACGTGGAACTGGTATGGTTCTTTGCATGGGCCAAGGTGACGTGGGTCAGCTAGGATTAGGCCCTGATGTTTTGGAAAAGAATCGGCCGGCCTTAGTAGATCAAGTCAAAGATGTCATAGATGTAGTAGCCGGTGGTATGCACACAGTCTGCCTAACTAGTAAAg GCGAAATTTACACATTTGGGTGTAATGACGAGGGAGCTTTGGGTCGTGATACTAGCGAAGAAGGTAGCGAATTCGAACCTGGACTAGTCAATTTGCCTGGTAAAGCAACATTAATATCGGCGGGAGATTCGCATACTGCTGCTTTGTTAGAAGACGGACGATGTTTTATCTGGGGCACATTCCGT GATTCTCACGGGCCTATGGGACTTAACGAGACTGGTTCGCAAAAGTTGCCAGTACCTATTCTAGAAGGCATACCTATGACTCAAATTGCTTCTGGTGCCGACCATCTAGTTTGCCTGTCTTCCGACGGCCAGGTCTATACTTGTGGTTGTGCTGAACAGGGACAGTTGGGTCGCGTTGCTGAAGTGTTTTCCAACCGAGGAGGCCGCAAAGGCAAGAATTACCTACTAACACCCCAGCCGGTCGCATTGGGCAAGGGAAAGAAACGTGTTGTCATCGACAGTGTGTGGACAGGGTCTTATGCGACGTTTGCCCGTGCCAAAGACACTGGCCTGATTTATGTCTTCGGCCTTAACAACTATAATCAACTTG GACTCCCGAGCCAAGACGCGCGTTTCCAACCTGAAGTTTCCGATGGTTTCAAGGGACACCGTTGGCAAAGCATTTCCTGTGGCCAGCACCACACGCTAGCTTTGGACGAAAATG GTCTCGTTTACAGTCTCGGCCGTAAAGAATACGGACGTTTGGGTATGGGTGCTGACGCAAAAGATTTAGCTGTCCCCACGCCAATCCCAGCACTTCAGTCACAAAAATGTGTGGACGTCACAGCCGGTGAATCTGTTTCCCTAGCCGTCACGGAATCTG GGATGGCCTTTTCCTGGGGAATGGGTACGAACGGCCAGCTTGGACTTGGGCACGAAGATGACGTGCTAGAACCAACAACCATCAAGGGGAAACAATTAGAAAACCGATTGGTTTTTCTGGCCTCTGCAGGTGGTCAACACACAGTTTTATTAGCTGCCGAAAAATCTTCAACCACCGTAGCTCCACCCGCTGCTACGCAGGCTCGAACTGCTGCCGTCGCCAACTCGTCGGCGGACTAG
- the LOC130694471 gene encoding protein snakeskin-like, whose protein sequence is MTDTRALAHARGAMKIAEVALAVVCLVVYRHYNLSFGGTDTAAADRYIVGMVTFGGMLLITGPLLLAYIRNPAGIVNYYTPFLEVIYNLIGFVLFLTVGGLVLEHYKGHLKPLEGSEPGVALGAICLVNSIIYLIDASLAIKQGTE, encoded by the exons ATGACCGATACACGTGCATTAGCCCATGCCCGAGGAGCCATGAAAATAGCCGAAGTG GCCTTAGCTGTTGTTTGCCTTGTGGTTTATCGCCATTACAATTTGAGTTTCGGTGGCACCGATACGGCGGCAGCAGATCGTTACATTG TTGGAATGGTTACATTTGGAGGCATGCTGCTCATCACTG GTCCGTTGCTTCTTGCATATATCCGAAACCCAGCCGGAATTGTTAATTATTACACGCCGTTTCTCGAAGTTATTTATAACCTCATTGGATTCGTGCTTTTCTTAACGGTCGGAGGATTGGTGCTGGAACATTACAAAGGACATTTAAAACCCCTGGAAGGCAGTGAGCCTGGAGTCGCCCTGGGG GCGATTTGCTTGGTCAATTCTATTATTTACTTGATTGACGCTTCGTTGGCTATTAAGCAAGGGACGGAATAA
- the LOC130694469 gene encoding uncharacterized protein LOC130694469 has protein sequence MADFRLLARTHGFMKLAEIIIALICLILIRTYSLNFGGDVASGAFHDRYNVGLVTVGGMLLVSLPLLISYLWSTSGTYQPFLEIIYNTLGFILFLTVGSLALDHYRNYAGVTQTGNDNRRGDMNDWFGPSNTTQSGTGIDKAFGLNTTDNITAGKALGSLCIINAFFYLTDAALALRQGSTV, from the exons ATGGCAGACTTCAGACTTTTGGCACGCACTCACGGCTTCATGAAGCTAGCTGAAATT ATTATCGCCTTGATCTGCCTGATCTTGATCCGCACCTATTCGTTGAACTTTGGTGGTGATGTAGCATCGGGAGCATTCCACGATCGTTACAACGTCGGATTGGTCACAGTTGGTGGTATGCTGCTGGTGTCTCTCCCGTTGCTCATCTCCTACCTGTGGAGCACCTCGGGAACTTACCAACCGTTTCTGGAGATCATTTACAACACGCTGGGATTCATTCTCTTCTTGACGGTGGGCTCTCTCGCCTTGGATCACTACCGTAACTACGCTGGAGTAACTCAGACCGGCAATGACAACAGAAGAGGAGACATGAACGATTGGTTCGGTCCCTCTAACACGACCCAATCCGGTACCGGGATCGACAAAGCCTTCGGTTTGAACACCACTGACAACATTACTGCTGGAAAGGCTCTTGGA TCCCTTTGCATCATCAACGCTTTCTTCTACCTGACCGATGCTGCCCTGGCTCTCCGGCAAGGTTCTACCGTTTGA
- the LOC130694470 gene encoding uncharacterized protein LOC130694470 yields MAEMKDVVSSLLGQWAVPALKFIQIFLAIICIVLLRYYNLSFGGEYNQASYHDRYLFGVMTIGGMLLVTIPIFVAHLFGSEIRPGLDLIYSLMGFVLFLTAGILSLDFYVIYRNRPGNLNAGRSLGSMLIINSFFFLLNTIVSLVRIFLK; encoded by the exons atggctGAAATGAAAGATGTTGTTTCTTCGCTTCTTGGCCAATGGGCCGTCCCCGCTCTTAAATTCATCCAGATC TTCCTGGCCATCATTTGCATCGTCTTGCTACGCTATTACAACCTATCCTTCGGCGGGGAATACAACCAGGCCTCTTATCACGATCGTTACCTCTTCGGCGTGATGACTATTGGTGGTATGCTCCTCGTCACCATTCCCATCTTCGTGGCCCACCTCTTCGGATCGGAAATTCGCCCAGGATTG GATTTGATATACTCCCTGATGGGGTTCGTCCTCTTTCTGACGGCTGGAATTCTATCCCTCGATTTCTACGTCATCTACCGCAACCGGCCAGGAAACTTGAATGCGGGTCGATCACTCGgg tCGATGCTGAtcatcaattcttttttcttcctgctCAACACAATCGTTTCTTTGGTTCGGATTTTCCTAAAGTGA
- the LOC130694477 gene encoding cyclin-Y-like protein 1, with translation MGNKQSFNCCYYSGSPQPQRKVNDVSERRVLESNEPGRAESTANLQHISEREPEDWQSDPSLHPKAETIFMERSRAAIHEGLERRRSQLQLHDKGTLKKSNSCSTIFVDESTVCQPNLKNTIKCVTLAIYYHIKNRQSERQMDIFDEKLHPLSKDGVSNDYSRYNPDHRQVYKFVRTLFNAAQLTAECAIITLIYLERLLTYAEIDITPGNWKRVVLGAILLASKVWDDQAVWNVDYCQILKDITVEDMNELERHFLEMLQFNINIPSSVYAKYYFDLRTLAEANEMNFPAEPLTKEKATKLEAMSRVCEDKLAAEILRANMKRSASMDNVNISRRSIAILS, from the exons ATGGGTAACAAGCAGTCATTCAACTGCTGCTACTACAGTGGCAGTCCTCAACCTCAACGAAAAGTCAATGATGTCTCTGAGCGAAGAGTCCTGGAATCCAATGAGCCTGGCAGGGCTGAAAGTACAGCTAATCTTCAACACATCAGTGAAAGAGAGCCAGAAGACTGGCAATCTGATCCTTCGCTTCACCCCAAAGCTGAAACAATATTCATGGAGAGGTCAAGAGCTGCTATTCATG AGGGACTTGAGAGGAGGAGAAGTCAACTTCAG CTCCACGATAAAGGCACCTTGAAGAAATCCAATTCCTGCTCAACCATCTTTGTAGATGAGAGCACAGTCTGCCAGCCTAATTTGAAGAACACTATCAAGTGTGTAACACTAGCCATCTACTACCACATTAAAAACCGGCAATCCGAGCGACAGATGGACATTTTTGATGAGAAACTACACCCATTATCA AAGGACGGCGTATCTAATGATTATAGCCGGTATAACCCCGATCACCGCCAAGTCTACAAGTTTGTCAGAACGTTATTCAACGCTGCTCAACTGACTGCCGAGTGTGCCATCATCACCCTGATTTATTTGGAAAG GCTATTGACTTATGCTGAAATCGACATTACCCCTGGAAATTGGAAAAGAGTGGTGCTGGGCGCCATTCTATTAGCTTCCAAAGTATGGGATGATCAAGCAGTTTGGAATGTTGACTATTGCCAAATCCTCAAAGATATCACAGTGGAAGATAT GAACGAGTTGGAGCGCCACTTTTTGGAAATGCTTCAGTTCAACATCAATATTCCCTCAAGCGTTTACGCCAAATATTATTTTGACCTGAGGACGCTTGCCGAAGCGAATGAAATGAATTTCCCTGCAGAGCCTTTAACCAAAGAAAAGGCAACCAAG CTGGAGGCCATGTCGCGGGTCTGCGAGGATAAATTGGCAGCGGAAATTTTGCGAGCTAATATGAAGCGCTCAGCCAGTATGGACAACGTCAACATTTCACGCAGGAGCATAGCAATCCTGTCGTAA
- the LOC130694452 gene encoding dnaJ homolog subfamily C member 7-like isoform X2 yields the protein MAESEGRVIEEINLTDDDQNEVECLEDLVTLDGTDCTHDDMMDSSHGSQDDIVDITPPPEVLAEEKKAEGNAYYKVKDYRKALACYTRAIELCPESVAYYGNRAACRMMMGSYQDALEDARESTRLDSSFAKGYVRIAKCCLALGDTAAALNAINKAEELDPNSDLANEKRSLHVLQQLSEEMSKANAKGDYRKVIYCCDRSLEHAPAARRLKLTKAECLALLSRYAEAEEMANDVLRLDQTNADALLVRGLCFYYQDNIDRAFLHFKQVLLMAPDHVKARDIFRRAKLLKAKKEEGNEAFKAGRYQEAHDLYTATLIIDPNNKLTNAKVYFNRAVVLVKLGKLKEALGDCDRAIELDETYIKAYLRRAKINMDLEQFEDAVRDYEKVNKMEKNRDYKRLLQEAKLALKKSLRKDYYKILGIDRNANDDEIKKAYKKRALVHHPDRHSSATEEEKKEQEKKFKELGEAYGILSDPKKKSRYDNGHDIDDNDGGGYSSEMDPNQIFQAFFGGPGMFRMGNMGGGMGGMGGAGMGGHCPGSFNFQFG from the exons ATGGCGGAATCGGAGGGCCGTGTTATTGAAGAAATCAATTTAACCGACGACGATCAAAACGAAGTCGAGTGCCTGGAAGATTTAGTCACGTTAGACGGCACGGATTGCACCCATGATGACATGATGGATTCGTCCCATGGGTCACAAGATGACATCGTCGATATCACCCCACCACCTGAAGT TCTCGCCGAAGAAAAGAAGGCGGAAGGCAATGCTTACTACAAGGTGAAAGACTACAGAAAAGCTTTGGCGTGTTACACTCGCGCCATCGAACTCTGCCCGGAGAGTGTGGCCTATTATGGCAACCGCGCAGCCTGTCGCATGATGATGGGTTCGTACCAGGACGCTTTGGAAGATGCCCGCGAGAGCACCCGTCTGGATTCTAGCTTTGCTAAGGGCTACGTCCGTATCGCTAAATGCTGTTTGGCACTCGGTGATACTGCGGCTGCCCTTAATGCGATCAACAAAGCCGAAGAACTCGATCCCAATTCCGATCTGGCCAACGAAAAGCGCTCTCTTCACGTCCTTCAACAACTCAGTGAAGAGATGAGCAAAGCCAACGCCAAAGGCGATTATCGTAAA GTAATCTACTGTTGCGATCGCTCTCTTGAACACGCCCCAGCTGCTCGTCGTCTGAAACTGACCAAAGCTGAATGTCTTGCTTTACTATCTCGTTACGCTGAAGCAGAAGAAATGGCCAA CGACGTTCTAAGGTTAGACCAGACAAACGCCGATGCACTTTTAGTGAGGGgtttgtgtttttattatcAAGACAACATCGATCGAGCCTTCCTTCACTTCAAACAGGTCCTTCTCATGGCTCCTGACCACGTCAAAGCTCGTGATATCTTCAGA AGAGCTAAGTTGCTCAAAGCTAAGAAGGAAGAAGGCAACGAAGCTTTCAAGGCCGGGCGGTACCAGGAGGCTCATGATTTGTACACTGCAACTTTGATTATTGACCCTAACAACAAGCTGACCAACGCTAAAGTGTATTTTAACCGTGCTGTTGTACTAGTAAAG CTTGGCAAATTGAAGGAGGCCTTAGGCGACTGTGACAGAGCAATTGAGTTAGACGAAACCTATATCAAAGCGTATCTACGCAGAGCTAAGATAAACATGGACCTTGAACAGTTCGAAGATGCTGTCAGAGACTACGAAAAGGTcaataaaatggaaaagaatcgAG ATTACAAGCGTTTGTTACAAGAGGCAAAATTGGCACTGAAGAAGTCCCTACGAAAAGATTACTACAAGATATTGGGCATCGATCGCAATGCCAATGATGATGAAATCAAAAAAGCCTATAAGAAAAGAGCACTCGTTCATCATCCTG ATCGGCACTCCAGCGCCActgaagaggaaaagaaagagcaagaaaagaaatttaaagaattgGGAGAAGCTTACGGCATCCTTTCAGACCCCAAAAAGAAGTCCCGATATGATAATGGGCACGATATCGATGATAACGATGGTGGTGGATATTCAA gcgaAATGGATCCTAACCAAATATTCCAAGCGTTTTTCGGTGGGCCGGGCATGTTCCGGATGGGTAATATGGGCGGAGGAATGGGTGGTATGGGTGGTGCAGGAATGGGCGGCCATTGTCCAGGCAGTTTCAACTTTCAATTTGGCTAA
- the LOC130694452 gene encoding dnaJ homolog subfamily C member 7-like isoform X1, whose product MKMPWYSSYYPESSQRNRFRQPNRTSNPASNVSHHHTIHIATSSYAMPSFRQHVYYPSCPSPPPSYPRRHYQNEFSHFRPESTGLHSGATSYRPRHSSPNSSVGSSPFKSRSDGSTWYHHRRTVDSATERLLARADALTERLHRLLAKSADLHWRRMDHPVRPDIFNRMSQSNAPSTTTGTSPTANMATDTNVDASSVRVDDITVSKTEPRPTTRTHVITIKLSNSYSNRGNRRSQHLVQEPAEHEEQQKPQVPPKPQENQRPQESHKFEENQKIREPKETAERQESPEPQQPSRETHRPKAHESQPSHFYSRTYRHSTTRKPPVVRIIPIHIEVESDDSGIAVDPERDIQVPDEDPRVTINSSPIPSPRHVSSIFVDDPIPVVEIPVMPESTVESNVEPEALDIELEEPVHPANGSTNSRRWALTLSLAEEKKAEGNAYYKVKDYRKALACYTRAIELCPESVAYYGNRAACRMMMGSYQDALEDARESTRLDSSFAKGYVRIAKCCLALGDTAAALNAINKAEELDPNSDLANEKRSLHVLQQLSEEMSKANAKGDYRKVIYCCDRSLEHAPAARRLKLTKAECLALLSRYAEAEEMANDVLRLDQTNADALLVRGLCFYYQDNIDRAFLHFKQVLLMAPDHVKARDIFRRAKLLKAKKEEGNEAFKAGRYQEAHDLYTATLIIDPNNKLTNAKVYFNRAVVLVKLGKLKEALGDCDRAIELDETYIKAYLRRAKINMDLEQFEDAVRDYEKVNKMEKNRDYKRLLQEAKLALKKSLRKDYYKILGIDRNANDDEIKKAYKKRALVHHPDRHSSATEEEKKEQEKKFKELGEAYGILSDPKKKSRYDNGHDIDDNDGGGYSSEMDPNQIFQAFFGGPGMFRMGNMGGGMGGMGGAGMGGHCPGSFNFQFG is encoded by the exons ATGAAAATGCCTTGGTATTCTTCTTATTACCCGGAGTCTTCCCAGCGAAATCGATTTCGTCAGCCGAATCGCACCAGCAATCCGGCCAGCAACGTGTCCCATCATCATACGATTCACATTGCAACGTCATCTTATGCAATGCCATCGTTTCGCCAGCACGTTTACTATCCATCGTGTCCGTCTCCGCCACCGTCATACCCCCGTCGACATTATCAAAACGAGTTTAGTCATTTTCGGCCAGAGAGCACTGGTCTACATAGCGGTGCGACGAGTTACAGGCCACGTCATTCATCTCCGAATTCAAGTGTTGGATCGAGTCCATTCAAGAGCCGAAGTGACGGATCGACTTGGTACCACCACCGCCGGACAGTTGATTCGGCCACTGAGCGCCTTTTGGCCCGTGCCGATGCGCTCACTGAGCGACTCCATCGACTGCTGGCCAAGTCGGCCGACTTACACTGGCGCCGTATGGATCACCCAGTACGGCCGGATATTTTTAACCGAATGAGTCAGTCAAATGCTCCGTCTACGACAACTGGAACGTCGCCGACTGCTAATATGGCAACCGATACAAATGTGGATGCCTCTTCCGTTCGAGTCGATGACATCACTGTGTCTAAAACTGAACCACGTCCAACCACTCGAACGCATGTCATCACCATTAAGCTGAGTAACAGCTACAGCAACAGAGGCAATCGTCGGTCTCAGCATTTGGTTCAAGAGCCTGCAGAGCACGAAGAGCAGCAAAAGCCTCAAGTGCCGCCGAAGCCGCAAGAGAATCAGCGGCCTCAAGAGTCACACAAGTTTGAAGAGAATCAGAAAATTCGTGAGCCAAAGGAGACGGCCGAGCGACAGGAGTCTCCAGAACCGCAGCAGCCATCAAGGGAAACGCATCGGCCAAAAGCGCACGAATCGCAGCCCAGTCATTTTTACTCGCGGACATATCGACATTCGACAACTCGTAAGCCACCTGTCGTTCGGATCATTCCGATTCATATCGAAGTGGAATCGGATGATTCCGGCATTGCGGTCGACCCCGAAAGGGACATTCAGGTTCCGGATGAGGATCCACGAGTTACGATAAATAGCAGTCCTATCCCTAGTCCTAGACACGTGTCATCCATTTTCGTGGATGATCCTATCCCCGTTGTCGAAATACCTGTGATGCCAGAGTCAACTGTAGAATCAAATGTCGAACCTGAGGCGTTGGACATCGAACTGGAGGAACCAGTCCATCCAGCTAATGGTTCAACCAACAGCCGTCGTTGGGCTCTCACTCTGAG TCTCGCCGAAGAAAAGAAGGCGGAAGGCAATGCTTACTACAAGGTGAAAGACTACAGAAAAGCTTTGGCGTGTTACACTCGCGCCATCGAACTCTGCCCGGAGAGTGTGGCCTATTATGGCAACCGCGCAGCCTGTCGCATGATGATGGGTTCGTACCAGGACGCTTTGGAAGATGCCCGCGAGAGCACCCGTCTGGATTCTAGCTTTGCTAAGGGCTACGTCCGTATCGCTAAATGCTGTTTGGCACTCGGTGATACTGCGGCTGCCCTTAATGCGATCAACAAAGCCGAAGAACTCGATCCCAATTCCGATCTGGCCAACGAAAAGCGCTCTCTTCACGTCCTTCAACAACTCAGTGAAGAGATGAGCAAAGCCAACGCCAAAGGCGATTATCGTAAA GTAATCTACTGTTGCGATCGCTCTCTTGAACACGCCCCAGCTGCTCGTCGTCTGAAACTGACCAAAGCTGAATGTCTTGCTTTACTATCTCGTTACGCTGAAGCAGAAGAAATGGCCAA CGACGTTCTAAGGTTAGACCAGACAAACGCCGATGCACTTTTAGTGAGGGgtttgtgtttttattatcAAGACAACATCGATCGAGCCTTCCTTCACTTCAAACAGGTCCTTCTCATGGCTCCTGACCACGTCAAAGCTCGTGATATCTTCAGA AGAGCTAAGTTGCTCAAAGCTAAGAAGGAAGAAGGCAACGAAGCTTTCAAGGCCGGGCGGTACCAGGAGGCTCATGATTTGTACACTGCAACTTTGATTATTGACCCTAACAACAAGCTGACCAACGCTAAAGTGTATTTTAACCGTGCTGTTGTACTAGTAAAG CTTGGCAAATTGAAGGAGGCCTTAGGCGACTGTGACAGAGCAATTGAGTTAGACGAAACCTATATCAAAGCGTATCTACGCAGAGCTAAGATAAACATGGACCTTGAACAGTTCGAAGATGCTGTCAGAGACTACGAAAAGGTcaataaaatggaaaagaatcgAG ATTACAAGCGTTTGTTACAAGAGGCAAAATTGGCACTGAAGAAGTCCCTACGAAAAGATTACTACAAGATATTGGGCATCGATCGCAATGCCAATGATGATGAAATCAAAAAAGCCTATAAGAAAAGAGCACTCGTTCATCATCCTG ATCGGCACTCCAGCGCCActgaagaggaaaagaaagagcaagaaaagaaatttaaagaattgGGAGAAGCTTACGGCATCCTTTCAGACCCCAAAAAGAAGTCCCGATATGATAATGGGCACGATATCGATGATAACGATGGTGGTGGATATTCAA gcgaAATGGATCCTAACCAAATATTCCAAGCGTTTTTCGGTGGGCCGGGCATGTTCCGGATGGGTAATATGGGCGGAGGAATGGGTGGTATGGGTGGTGCAGGAATGGGCGGCCATTGTCCAGGCAGTTTCAACTTTCAATTTGGCTAA
- the LOC130694466 gene encoding uncharacterized protein LOC130694466 — MWRQCSLRALLTKQLFNKSHFMRTSQYQQNNHCIASKILNETCVERNLCHTADRHARALLFPSSSPTNINFQRSYTTELVENKSEEEKMFAEGNWQRIGDSEIVEEFDEFQGISLQRGTTGIFDIEEFVEILNQQKLQDIVVIAVPSQLSYVDYMVITTGKSPKQMTAVAEFLRKLSKRRCLTTDLLPVIEGKNNKDWIALDLGNIALHIFSSKFRKIYDLETLWACGPDFDDLSIENDVLTSPTNCYTFPSQKSV, encoded by the exons ATGTGGCGCCAATGCTCACTTAGAGCTCttttaacaaaacaattgtttaACAAGTCTCATTTCATGCGCACTTCTCAATATCAACAAAATAATCATTGCATAGcttccaaaattttgaatgaaacgTGCGTTGAAAGAAACCTTTGCCATACAGCTGACCGGCATGCAAGGGCCTTGTTATTTCCGTCTTCTTCACCAACAAATATCAATTTCCAAAGAAGCTATACTACAGAACTAGTAGAAAACAaatcagaagaagaaaaaatgtttgctgaAGGCAATTGGCAAAGGATTGGTGATTCAGAAATAGTTGAAGAGTTTGATGAATTCCAAGGAATTTCATTACAGCGTGGAACCACTGGAATATTTGATATAGAGGAGtttgttgaaattttgaaCCAACAGAAGCTGCAGGATATAGTTGTAATTGCTGTTCCTTCACAGTTAAGTTATGTGGATTACATGGTGATTACCACAGGGAAGTCTCCTAAACAAATGACTGCAGTTGCTG AATTTCTAAGAAAATTATCAAAGAGACGTTGTTTGACAACAGATTTGTTGCCAGTTatagaaggaaaaaacaacaaagattGGATTGCCTTAGATCTAGGTAACATTGCCCTTCACATATTTTCCAGTAAGTTCAGAAAGATCTATGATCTTGAAACATTATGGGCATGTGGACCAGATTTTGATGACCTGTCAATTGAGAATGATGTGTTAACAAGCCCAACAAACTGTTACACATTTCCAAGCCAAAAAAGTGTGTAA